The following is a genomic window from Candidatus Woesearchaeota archaeon.
TCCAGAAAGATGTCTGGGCATACTGGCCTGACATCTCCTCGAATCCCATATCAAGCCATACACGCCTCGCATAATCAACCACATCGCAAACAAAATGACGCCTGCCCCCATTTATCCTCGGCACATTTATCCTGACATCATAACGCCTGAATTCCCCACCTTTCCAGGAACCGTCCTTGAGCATCCCGGGCGTGAGCTTCTCGAGAAGCCCCATCCCCATGTCTGATGAGGCAACTTCCTTCCCCAAGGGAGTCAGCTTCGCGTACTTAGTCTTGCTGGCTGCCTTCTTTATTATCAGAGGCCTCTTGCAAAGCTCATCAAAGGCAAACTTCTCCTCTGGTTTCAGGGATGAAAGCTCCATATAACCTTTCCCGAGCTTCATGATAAGCCTGTCCTCCAAAGAATCCTTCAGAAGCATGTTCTTCCCATTCTCCTGAATGCTGAATCTAGGCCCTGGCAGGACGATTATCGCGCCTTTCTTCTTCAGACTGCCGATGCAGACACCCAACTCATCCTTATCAAGAGATGCAGCCCTGCCTATCTCCTCAAGAGAAAGAGGCTTTTTCCTGACTGCTTCCAGGAACCTCTTCTCAGGAAGGCCCTTGTCAGCATAGACAACACCATTCTTATCCAGAGAAATAAAATCAGCAGATGACGACTCAATCTCAACAAGGCCCTTATTAGAAAGCCATTGGAAAGCCCTCATCACCTTTATCTCTTCAAGCCCTGTCGCAGAACAGACATCATCCAGGGAAGCCCGGCCTTTCAGAGAGCCAAGGACAGCCGCCTCTACCTGAGAAAGGCCTTTCGCTATCCACAAAATGTCAGTCTTA
Proteins encoded in this region:
- a CDS encoding phenylalanine--tRNA ligase subunit alpha → MPKKQVKTDILWIAKGLSQVEAAVLGSLKGRASLDDVCSATGLEEIKVMRAFQWLSNKGLVEIESSSADFISLDKNGVVYADKGLPEKRFLEAVRKKPLSLEEIGRAASLDKDELGVCIGSLKKKGAIIVLPGPRFSIQENGKNMLLKDSLEDRLIMKLGKGYMELSSLKPEEKFAFDELCKRPLIIKKAASKTKYAKLTPLGKEVASSDMGMGLLEKLTPGMLKDGSWKGGEFRRYDVRINVPRINGGRRHFVCDVVDYARRVWLDMGFEEMSGQYAQTSFWNFDALFTAQDHPVREMQDTFFIKSPSEGRLPDKRLVARVRAVHEGGGDTGSRGWGKPWDENEAKQNVLRTHTTVLSARTLASLKKSDLPKKFFAVGRNFRNETMDWSHLFEFNQFEGIVIDQDANFRHLLGYLKEFFRKIGFPEARFRPAHFPYTEPSVEIDVFHPVHKKWVELGGAGIFRPEVVKPLLGIDVPVLAWGPGLDRQLMEYFGLTDIRDLYRNDIGQLRRLKKWMK